In Cicer arietinum cultivar CDC Frontier isolate Library 1 chromosome 7, Cicar.CDCFrontier_v2.0, whole genome shotgun sequence, a single window of DNA contains:
- the LOC101500283 gene encoding uncharacterized protein isoform X6, whose product METVVGIEDNDDGKLEDSVVDRSSSAALSSSPKKISNPVVYKLVRVEGDGRLVPATDDEVMEVEDFLEYENSEMRVVADTGQSLECISIERSSSGKLRLECSEEADLGKLNAKFQMLQKVKQEERLRLSSRSPVHSHVKIDSQCSADKFPVVNEKVRSETPYQEAPSIASSLNYSHSNQSGSIDQCSRPSEGVIESGSSASDVYSTSKHNFSMPEGEICLDKLSIKELHELFKVTFGRETTVKDKQWLKRRIAMSLTNSCDVSATTFTVKDNKITRKCEEECSGNASAAAVISVKNMAGEGCGIEDNQVASETRLKNLNVENELRDEDQQREERAAKRIRKPTKRYIEELSENESREHIPRSSSSNKNIGHGHVSPTAYVEPARSAFPEARMFITRFDSLGGSDVQIPCVSRVRRSRPRKNIKSLMKFLPTGVGEAAKLSNGSDADSEIQDKVSKPCSMPVKMHLLSTTESVKEKQCLVIGTTEPRQELRPKRIDPSSNTSEGDIVTVPTAKGGMRRKHHRAWTLVEVMKLVEGVSRCGPGRWSEIKRLSFSSYSYRTSVDLKDKWRNLLKASFAQTPADEGMNSRKHGTAPIPEPILVRVRELAEMNSQAPQNFSSSKLTASGPGSVHGDRLGYL is encoded by the exons ATGGAAACTGTGGTTGGAATTGAGGATAATGATGATGGGAAGCTTGAAGACAGTGTGGTTGATAGAAGCAGTTCTGCAGCTTTGTCTTCTTCACCCAAAAAAATTTCTAACCCGGTTGTGTACAAACTTGTTCGG GTTGAAGGTGATGGGAGGTTAGTGCCTGCAACAGATGATGAAGTAATGGAGGTGGAGGATTTTCTAGAATATGAGAACAGTGAAATGCGTGTTGTTGCAGACACGGGACAGAGTTTGGAATGCATATCAATCGAAAGATCATCTTCTGGAAAGCTTCGATTGGAGTGCTCAGAAG AGGCAGATTTAGGGAAGCTAAATGCAAAGTTTCAG ATGCTGCAAAAGGTTAAACAGGAAGAGAGACTTCGCTTGTCGTCTCGATCACCTGTTCATTCTCATGTAAAAATAGATAGCCAGTGTTCTGCTGATAAATTTCCTGTCGTAAATGAGAAGGTTCGGTCTGAAACTCCATACCAGGAAGCACCTTCAATAGCATCGAGTTTAAATTATAGTCATAGTAATCAATCTGGGAGTATTGATCAGTGTTCCAGACCTTCAGAAGGAGTAATAGAAAGTGGATCATCTGCTTCTGATGTCTATTCCACATCGAAGCATAATTTTTCCATGCCAGAAGGAGAAATATGTTTGGACAAGTTGTCGATCAAAGAACTTCATGAACTGTTTAAGGTCACTTTTGGTCGGGAAACTACAGTGAAAGATAAACAGTGGCTGAAGAGGAGGATTGCCATGAGTTTAACTAACTCATGCGATGTTTCCGCAACAACATTTACTGTTAAAGATAACAAAATAACTAGAAAATGTGAAGAAGAATGTTCTGGAAATGCGAGTGCTGCAGCTGTAATCTCTGTCAAAAATATGGCTGGAGAGGGTTGTGGAATTGAGGATAACCAGGTTGCTTCTGAAACCAGACTGAAGAATCTTAatgtggaaaatgaattgagAGATGAGGATCAGCAGAGGGAAGAGAGAGCTGCGAAAAGAATACGTAAGCCCACTAAGAGATATATTGAAGAGCTCTCTGAAAATGAATCTAGAGAACACATTCCTAGGTCGTCAAGTTCTAATAAAAACATCGGACATGGACATGTTTCTCCAACAGCTTACGTCGAGCCTGCTAGGAGTGCTTTTCCAGAGGCAAGAATGTTTATCACCAGGTTTGACTCTCTTGGAGGTTCTGATGTTCAAATTCCTTGTGTTTCTCGGGTCCGAAGAAGTCGTCCAAGGAAAAATATCAAGTCTCTTATG AAATTCCTTCCGACTGGCGTGGGTGAGGCTGCAAAATTGAGCAATGGTTCTGATGCTGATAGTGAGATTCAGGACAAAGTCTCGAAGCCATGTTCCATGCCTGTGAAGATGCATCTGCTG TCCACTACTGAATCTGTAAAAGAGAAGCAGTGTCTGGTAATTGGCACAACTGAACCAAGGCAGGAATTGAGGCCAAAAAGGATAGATCCATCTAGTAATACTTCGGAGGGCGATATAGTTACTGTTCCGACAGCTAAAGGTGGTATGAGGAGGAAACATCATCGAGCATGGACCCTTGTTGAGGTAATGAAGTTGGTTGAAGGTGTGTCGCGGTGTGGACCAGGGAGGTGGTCTGAGATCAAACGGCTCTCCTTTTCTTCGTATTCATATCGTACCTCTGTTGATCTCAAG GACAAGTGGAGGAATTTGCTCAAAGCTAGCTTTGCACAGACACCTGCAGATGAGGGG ATGAATTCACGGAAGCATGGTACAGCGCCAATTCCGGAGCCAATTTTAGTCCGCGTAAGAGAGCTGGCAGAGATGAATTCTCAGGCACCTCAAAATTTCAGCTCAAGCAAGTTAACTGCTAGTGGTCCAGGGAGTGTGCATGGAGACAGATTGGGGTACTTGTAG
- the LOC101500283 gene encoding uncharacterized protein isoform X5: METVVGIEDNDDGKLEDSVVDRSSSAALSSSPKKISNPVVYKLVRVEGDGRLVPATDDEVMEVEDFLEYENSEMRVVADTGQSLECISIERSSSGKLRLECSEGTAEADLGKLNAKFQMLQKVKQEERLRLSSRSPVHSHVKIDSQCSADKFPVVNEKVRSETPYQEAPSIASSLNYSHSNQSGSIDQCSRPSEGVIESGSSASDVYSTSKHNFSMPEGEICLDKLSIKELHELFKVTFGRETTVKDKQWLKRRIAMSLTNSCDVSATTFTVKDNKITRKCEEECSGNASAAAVISVKNMAGEGCGIEDNQVASETRLKNLNVENELRDEDQQREERAAKRIRKPTKRYIEELSENESREHIPRSSSSNKNIGHGHVSPTAYVEPARSAFPEARMFITRFDSLGGSDVQIPCVSRVRRSRPRKNIKSLMKFLPTGVGEAAKLSNGSDADSEIQDKVSKPCSMPVKMHLLSTTESVKEKQCLVIGTTEPRQELRPKRIDPSSNTSEGDIVTVPTAKGGMRRKHHRAWTLVEVMKLVEGVSRCGPGRWSEIKRLSFSSYSYRTSVDLKDKWRNLLKASFAQTPADEGMNSRKHGTAPIPEPILVRVRELAEMNSQAPQNFSSSKLTASGPGSVHGDRLGYL, translated from the exons ATGGAAACTGTGGTTGGAATTGAGGATAATGATGATGGGAAGCTTGAAGACAGTGTGGTTGATAGAAGCAGTTCTGCAGCTTTGTCTTCTTCACCCAAAAAAATTTCTAACCCGGTTGTGTACAAACTTGTTCGG GTTGAAGGTGATGGGAGGTTAGTGCCTGCAACAGATGATGAAGTAATGGAGGTGGAGGATTTTCTAGAATATGAGAACAGTGAAATGCGTGTTGTTGCAGACACGGGACAGAGTTTGGAATGCATATCAATCGAAAGATCATCTTCTGGAAAGCTTCGATTGGAGTGCTCAGAAG GCACCGCAGAGGCAGATTTAGGGAAGCTAAATGCAAAGTTTCAG ATGCTGCAAAAGGTTAAACAGGAAGAGAGACTTCGCTTGTCGTCTCGATCACCTGTTCATTCTCATGTAAAAATAGATAGCCAGTGTTCTGCTGATAAATTTCCTGTCGTAAATGAGAAGGTTCGGTCTGAAACTCCATACCAGGAAGCACCTTCAATAGCATCGAGTTTAAATTATAGTCATAGTAATCAATCTGGGAGTATTGATCAGTGTTCCAGACCTTCAGAAGGAGTAATAGAAAGTGGATCATCTGCTTCTGATGTCTATTCCACATCGAAGCATAATTTTTCCATGCCAGAAGGAGAAATATGTTTGGACAAGTTGTCGATCAAAGAACTTCATGAACTGTTTAAGGTCACTTTTGGTCGGGAAACTACAGTGAAAGATAAACAGTGGCTGAAGAGGAGGATTGCCATGAGTTTAACTAACTCATGCGATGTTTCCGCAACAACATTTACTGTTAAAGATAACAAAATAACTAGAAAATGTGAAGAAGAATGTTCTGGAAATGCGAGTGCTGCAGCTGTAATCTCTGTCAAAAATATGGCTGGAGAGGGTTGTGGAATTGAGGATAACCAGGTTGCTTCTGAAACCAGACTGAAGAATCTTAatgtggaaaatgaattgagAGATGAGGATCAGCAGAGGGAAGAGAGAGCTGCGAAAAGAATACGTAAGCCCACTAAGAGATATATTGAAGAGCTCTCTGAAAATGAATCTAGAGAACACATTCCTAGGTCGTCAAGTTCTAATAAAAACATCGGACATGGACATGTTTCTCCAACAGCTTACGTCGAGCCTGCTAGGAGTGCTTTTCCAGAGGCAAGAATGTTTATCACCAGGTTTGACTCTCTTGGAGGTTCTGATGTTCAAATTCCTTGTGTTTCTCGGGTCCGAAGAAGTCGTCCAAGGAAAAATATCAAGTCTCTTATG AAATTCCTTCCGACTGGCGTGGGTGAGGCTGCAAAATTGAGCAATGGTTCTGATGCTGATAGTGAGATTCAGGACAAAGTCTCGAAGCCATGTTCCATGCCTGTGAAGATGCATCTGCTG TCCACTACTGAATCTGTAAAAGAGAAGCAGTGTCTGGTAATTGGCACAACTGAACCAAGGCAGGAATTGAGGCCAAAAAGGATAGATCCATCTAGTAATACTTCGGAGGGCGATATAGTTACTGTTCCGACAGCTAAAGGTGGTATGAGGAGGAAACATCATCGAGCATGGACCCTTGTTGAGGTAATGAAGTTGGTTGAAGGTGTGTCGCGGTGTGGACCAGGGAGGTGGTCTGAGATCAAACGGCTCTCCTTTTCTTCGTATTCATATCGTACCTCTGTTGATCTCAAG GACAAGTGGAGGAATTTGCTCAAAGCTAGCTTTGCACAGACACCTGCAGATGAGGGG ATGAATTCACGGAAGCATGGTACAGCGCCAATTCCGGAGCCAATTTTAGTCCGCGTAAGAGAGCTGGCAGAGATGAATTCTCAGGCACCTCAAAATTTCAGCTCAAGCAAGTTAACTGCTAGTGGTCCAGGGAGTGTGCATGGAGACAGATTGGGGTACTTGTAG
- the LOC101500283 gene encoding uncharacterized protein isoform X4, translated as METVVGIEDNDDGKLEDSVVDRSSSAALSSSPKKISNPVVYKLVRVEGDGRLVPATDDEVMEVEDFLEYENSEMRVVADTGQSLECISIERSSSGKLRLECSEEADLGKLNAKFQYIEQMLQKVKQEERLRLSSRSPVHSHVKIDSQCSADKFPVVNEKVRSETPYQEAPSIASSLNYSHSNQSGSIDQCSRPSEGVIESGSSASDVYSTSKHNFSMPEGEICLDKLSIKELHELFKVTFGRETTVKDKQWLKRRIAMSLTNSCDVSATTFTVKDNKITRKCEEECSGNASAAAVISVKNMAGEGCGIEDNQVASETRLKNLNVENELRDEDQQREERAAKRIRKPTKRYIEELSENESREHIPRSSSSNKNIGHGHVSPTAYVEPARSAFPEARMFITRFDSLGGSDVQIPCVSRVRRSRPRKNIKSLMKFLPTGVGEAAKLSNGSDADSEIQDKVSKPCSMPVKMHLLSTTESVKEKQCLVIGTTEPRQELRPKRIDPSSNTSEGDIVTVPTAKGGMRRKHHRAWTLVEVMKLVEGVSRCGPGRWSEIKRLSFSSYSYRTSVDLKDKWRNLLKASFAQTPADEGMNSRKHGTAPIPEPILVRVRELAEMNSQAPQNFSSSKLTASGPGSVHGDRLGYL; from the exons ATGGAAACTGTGGTTGGAATTGAGGATAATGATGATGGGAAGCTTGAAGACAGTGTGGTTGATAGAAGCAGTTCTGCAGCTTTGTCTTCTTCACCCAAAAAAATTTCTAACCCGGTTGTGTACAAACTTGTTCGG GTTGAAGGTGATGGGAGGTTAGTGCCTGCAACAGATGATGAAGTAATGGAGGTGGAGGATTTTCTAGAATATGAGAACAGTGAAATGCGTGTTGTTGCAGACACGGGACAGAGTTTGGAATGCATATCAATCGAAAGATCATCTTCTGGAAAGCTTCGATTGGAGTGCTCAGAAG AGGCAGATTTAGGGAAGCTAAATGCAAAGTTTCAG TACATTGAACAGATGCTGCAAAAGGTTAAACAGGAAGAGAGACTTCGCTTGTCGTCTCGATCACCTGTTCATTCTCATGTAAAAATAGATAGCCAGTGTTCTGCTGATAAATTTCCTGTCGTAAATGAGAAGGTTCGGTCTGAAACTCCATACCAGGAAGCACCTTCAATAGCATCGAGTTTAAATTATAGTCATAGTAATCAATCTGGGAGTATTGATCAGTGTTCCAGACCTTCAGAAGGAGTAATAGAAAGTGGATCATCTGCTTCTGATGTCTATTCCACATCGAAGCATAATTTTTCCATGCCAGAAGGAGAAATATGTTTGGACAAGTTGTCGATCAAAGAACTTCATGAACTGTTTAAGGTCACTTTTGGTCGGGAAACTACAGTGAAAGATAAACAGTGGCTGAAGAGGAGGATTGCCATGAGTTTAACTAACTCATGCGATGTTTCCGCAACAACATTTACTGTTAAAGATAACAAAATAACTAGAAAATGTGAAGAAGAATGTTCTGGAAATGCGAGTGCTGCAGCTGTAATCTCTGTCAAAAATATGGCTGGAGAGGGTTGTGGAATTGAGGATAACCAGGTTGCTTCTGAAACCAGACTGAAGAATCTTAatgtggaaaatgaattgagAGATGAGGATCAGCAGAGGGAAGAGAGAGCTGCGAAAAGAATACGTAAGCCCACTAAGAGATATATTGAAGAGCTCTCTGAAAATGAATCTAGAGAACACATTCCTAGGTCGTCAAGTTCTAATAAAAACATCGGACATGGACATGTTTCTCCAACAGCTTACGTCGAGCCTGCTAGGAGTGCTTTTCCAGAGGCAAGAATGTTTATCACCAGGTTTGACTCTCTTGGAGGTTCTGATGTTCAAATTCCTTGTGTTTCTCGGGTCCGAAGAAGTCGTCCAAGGAAAAATATCAAGTCTCTTATG AAATTCCTTCCGACTGGCGTGGGTGAGGCTGCAAAATTGAGCAATGGTTCTGATGCTGATAGTGAGATTCAGGACAAAGTCTCGAAGCCATGTTCCATGCCTGTGAAGATGCATCTGCTG TCCACTACTGAATCTGTAAAAGAGAAGCAGTGTCTGGTAATTGGCACAACTGAACCAAGGCAGGAATTGAGGCCAAAAAGGATAGATCCATCTAGTAATACTTCGGAGGGCGATATAGTTACTGTTCCGACAGCTAAAGGTGGTATGAGGAGGAAACATCATCGAGCATGGACCCTTGTTGAGGTAATGAAGTTGGTTGAAGGTGTGTCGCGGTGTGGACCAGGGAGGTGGTCTGAGATCAAACGGCTCTCCTTTTCTTCGTATTCATATCGTACCTCTGTTGATCTCAAG GACAAGTGGAGGAATTTGCTCAAAGCTAGCTTTGCACAGACACCTGCAGATGAGGGG ATGAATTCACGGAAGCATGGTACAGCGCCAATTCCGGAGCCAATTTTAGTCCGCGTAAGAGAGCTGGCAGAGATGAATTCTCAGGCACCTCAAAATTTCAGCTCAAGCAAGTTAACTGCTAGTGGTCCAGGGAGTGTGCATGGAGACAGATTGGGGTACTTGTAG
- the LOC101500283 gene encoding uncharacterized protein isoform X3 has translation METVVGIEDNDDGKLEDSVVDRSSSAALSSSPKKISNPVVYKLVRVEGDGRLVPATDDEVMEVEDFLEYENSEMRVVADTGQSLECISIERSSSGKLRLECSEGTAEADLGKLNAKFQYIEQMLQKVKQEERLRLSSRSPVHSHVKIDSQCSADKFPVVNEKVRSETPYQEAPSIASSLNYSHSNQSGSIDQCSRPSEGVIESGSSASDVYSTSKHNFSMPEGEICLDKLSIKELHELFKVTFGRETTVKDKQWLKRRIAMSLTNSCDVSATTFTVKDNKITRKCEEECSGNASAAAVISVKNMAGEGCGIEDNQVASETRLKNLNVENELRDEDQQREERAAKRIRKPTKRYIEELSENESREHIPRSSSSNKNIGHGHVSPTAYVEPARSAFPEARMFITRFDSLGGSDVQIPCVSRVRRSRPRKNIKSLMKFLPTGVGEAAKLSNGSDADSEIQDKVSKPCSMPVKMHLLSTTESVKEKQCLVIGTTEPRQELRPKRIDPSSNTSEGDIVTVPTAKGGMRRKHHRAWTLVEVMKLVEGVSRCGPGRWSEIKRLSFSSYSYRTSVDLKDKWRNLLKASFAQTPADEGMNSRKHGTAPIPEPILVRVRELAEMNSQAPQNFSSSKLTASGPGSVHGDRLGYL, from the exons ATGGAAACTGTGGTTGGAATTGAGGATAATGATGATGGGAAGCTTGAAGACAGTGTGGTTGATAGAAGCAGTTCTGCAGCTTTGTCTTCTTCACCCAAAAAAATTTCTAACCCGGTTGTGTACAAACTTGTTCGG GTTGAAGGTGATGGGAGGTTAGTGCCTGCAACAGATGATGAAGTAATGGAGGTGGAGGATTTTCTAGAATATGAGAACAGTGAAATGCGTGTTGTTGCAGACACGGGACAGAGTTTGGAATGCATATCAATCGAAAGATCATCTTCTGGAAAGCTTCGATTGGAGTGCTCAGAAG GCACCGCAGAGGCAGATTTAGGGAAGCTAAATGCAAAGTTTCAG TACATTGAACAGATGCTGCAAAAGGTTAAACAGGAAGAGAGACTTCGCTTGTCGTCTCGATCACCTGTTCATTCTCATGTAAAAATAGATAGCCAGTGTTCTGCTGATAAATTTCCTGTCGTAAATGAGAAGGTTCGGTCTGAAACTCCATACCAGGAAGCACCTTCAATAGCATCGAGTTTAAATTATAGTCATAGTAATCAATCTGGGAGTATTGATCAGTGTTCCAGACCTTCAGAAGGAGTAATAGAAAGTGGATCATCTGCTTCTGATGTCTATTCCACATCGAAGCATAATTTTTCCATGCCAGAAGGAGAAATATGTTTGGACAAGTTGTCGATCAAAGAACTTCATGAACTGTTTAAGGTCACTTTTGGTCGGGAAACTACAGTGAAAGATAAACAGTGGCTGAAGAGGAGGATTGCCATGAGTTTAACTAACTCATGCGATGTTTCCGCAACAACATTTACTGTTAAAGATAACAAAATAACTAGAAAATGTGAAGAAGAATGTTCTGGAAATGCGAGTGCTGCAGCTGTAATCTCTGTCAAAAATATGGCTGGAGAGGGTTGTGGAATTGAGGATAACCAGGTTGCTTCTGAAACCAGACTGAAGAATCTTAatgtggaaaatgaattgagAGATGAGGATCAGCAGAGGGAAGAGAGAGCTGCGAAAAGAATACGTAAGCCCACTAAGAGATATATTGAAGAGCTCTCTGAAAATGAATCTAGAGAACACATTCCTAGGTCGTCAAGTTCTAATAAAAACATCGGACATGGACATGTTTCTCCAACAGCTTACGTCGAGCCTGCTAGGAGTGCTTTTCCAGAGGCAAGAATGTTTATCACCAGGTTTGACTCTCTTGGAGGTTCTGATGTTCAAATTCCTTGTGTTTCTCGGGTCCGAAGAAGTCGTCCAAGGAAAAATATCAAGTCTCTTATG AAATTCCTTCCGACTGGCGTGGGTGAGGCTGCAAAATTGAGCAATGGTTCTGATGCTGATAGTGAGATTCAGGACAAAGTCTCGAAGCCATGTTCCATGCCTGTGAAGATGCATCTGCTG TCCACTACTGAATCTGTAAAAGAGAAGCAGTGTCTGGTAATTGGCACAACTGAACCAAGGCAGGAATTGAGGCCAAAAAGGATAGATCCATCTAGTAATACTTCGGAGGGCGATATAGTTACTGTTCCGACAGCTAAAGGTGGTATGAGGAGGAAACATCATCGAGCATGGACCCTTGTTGAGGTAATGAAGTTGGTTGAAGGTGTGTCGCGGTGTGGACCAGGGAGGTGGTCTGAGATCAAACGGCTCTCCTTTTCTTCGTATTCATATCGTACCTCTGTTGATCTCAAG GACAAGTGGAGGAATTTGCTCAAAGCTAGCTTTGCACAGACACCTGCAGATGAGGGG ATGAATTCACGGAAGCATGGTACAGCGCCAATTCCGGAGCCAATTTTAGTCCGCGTAAGAGAGCTGGCAGAGATGAATTCTCAGGCACCTCAAAATTTCAGCTCAAGCAAGTTAACTGCTAGTGGTCCAGGGAGTGTGCATGGAGACAGATTGGGGTACTTGTAG
- the LOC101500283 gene encoding uncharacterized protein isoform X2, whose amino-acid sequence METVVGIEDNDDGKLEDSVVDRSSSAALSSSPKKISNPVVYKLVRVEGDGRLVPATDDEVMEVEDFLEYENSEMRVVADTGQSLECISIERSSSGKLRLECSEGVSQLGTAEADLGKLNAKFQMLQKVKQEERLRLSSRSPVHSHVKIDSQCSADKFPVVNEKVRSETPYQEAPSIASSLNYSHSNQSGSIDQCSRPSEGVIESGSSASDVYSTSKHNFSMPEGEICLDKLSIKELHELFKVTFGRETTVKDKQWLKRRIAMSLTNSCDVSATTFTVKDNKITRKCEEECSGNASAAAVISVKNMAGEGCGIEDNQVASETRLKNLNVENELRDEDQQREERAAKRIRKPTKRYIEELSENESREHIPRSSSSNKNIGHGHVSPTAYVEPARSAFPEARMFITRFDSLGGSDVQIPCVSRVRRSRPRKNIKSLMKFLPTGVGEAAKLSNGSDADSEIQDKVSKPCSMPVKMHLLSTTESVKEKQCLVIGTTEPRQELRPKRIDPSSNTSEGDIVTVPTAKGGMRRKHHRAWTLVEVMKLVEGVSRCGPGRWSEIKRLSFSSYSYRTSVDLKDKWRNLLKASFAQTPADEGMNSRKHGTAPIPEPILVRVRELAEMNSQAPQNFSSSKLTASGPGSVHGDRLGYL is encoded by the exons ATGGAAACTGTGGTTGGAATTGAGGATAATGATGATGGGAAGCTTGAAGACAGTGTGGTTGATAGAAGCAGTTCTGCAGCTTTGTCTTCTTCACCCAAAAAAATTTCTAACCCGGTTGTGTACAAACTTGTTCGG GTTGAAGGTGATGGGAGGTTAGTGCCTGCAACAGATGATGAAGTAATGGAGGTGGAGGATTTTCTAGAATATGAGAACAGTGAAATGCGTGTTGTTGCAGACACGGGACAGAGTTTGGAATGCATATCAATCGAAAGATCATCTTCTGGAAAGCTTCGATTGGAGTGCTCAGAAG GTGTTTCACAATTAGGCACCGCAGAGGCAGATTTAGGGAAGCTAAATGCAAAGTTTCAG ATGCTGCAAAAGGTTAAACAGGAAGAGAGACTTCGCTTGTCGTCTCGATCACCTGTTCATTCTCATGTAAAAATAGATAGCCAGTGTTCTGCTGATAAATTTCCTGTCGTAAATGAGAAGGTTCGGTCTGAAACTCCATACCAGGAAGCACCTTCAATAGCATCGAGTTTAAATTATAGTCATAGTAATCAATCTGGGAGTATTGATCAGTGTTCCAGACCTTCAGAAGGAGTAATAGAAAGTGGATCATCTGCTTCTGATGTCTATTCCACATCGAAGCATAATTTTTCCATGCCAGAAGGAGAAATATGTTTGGACAAGTTGTCGATCAAAGAACTTCATGAACTGTTTAAGGTCACTTTTGGTCGGGAAACTACAGTGAAAGATAAACAGTGGCTGAAGAGGAGGATTGCCATGAGTTTAACTAACTCATGCGATGTTTCCGCAACAACATTTACTGTTAAAGATAACAAAATAACTAGAAAATGTGAAGAAGAATGTTCTGGAAATGCGAGTGCTGCAGCTGTAATCTCTGTCAAAAATATGGCTGGAGAGGGTTGTGGAATTGAGGATAACCAGGTTGCTTCTGAAACCAGACTGAAGAATCTTAatgtggaaaatgaattgagAGATGAGGATCAGCAGAGGGAAGAGAGAGCTGCGAAAAGAATACGTAAGCCCACTAAGAGATATATTGAAGAGCTCTCTGAAAATGAATCTAGAGAACACATTCCTAGGTCGTCAAGTTCTAATAAAAACATCGGACATGGACATGTTTCTCCAACAGCTTACGTCGAGCCTGCTAGGAGTGCTTTTCCAGAGGCAAGAATGTTTATCACCAGGTTTGACTCTCTTGGAGGTTCTGATGTTCAAATTCCTTGTGTTTCTCGGGTCCGAAGAAGTCGTCCAAGGAAAAATATCAAGTCTCTTATG AAATTCCTTCCGACTGGCGTGGGTGAGGCTGCAAAATTGAGCAATGGTTCTGATGCTGATAGTGAGATTCAGGACAAAGTCTCGAAGCCATGTTCCATGCCTGTGAAGATGCATCTGCTG TCCACTACTGAATCTGTAAAAGAGAAGCAGTGTCTGGTAATTGGCACAACTGAACCAAGGCAGGAATTGAGGCCAAAAAGGATAGATCCATCTAGTAATACTTCGGAGGGCGATATAGTTACTGTTCCGACAGCTAAAGGTGGTATGAGGAGGAAACATCATCGAGCATGGACCCTTGTTGAGGTAATGAAGTTGGTTGAAGGTGTGTCGCGGTGTGGACCAGGGAGGTGGTCTGAGATCAAACGGCTCTCCTTTTCTTCGTATTCATATCGTACCTCTGTTGATCTCAAG GACAAGTGGAGGAATTTGCTCAAAGCTAGCTTTGCACAGACACCTGCAGATGAGGGG ATGAATTCACGGAAGCATGGTACAGCGCCAATTCCGGAGCCAATTTTAGTCCGCGTAAGAGAGCTGGCAGAGATGAATTCTCAGGCACCTCAAAATTTCAGCTCAAGCAAGTTAACTGCTAGTGGTCCAGGGAGTGTGCATGGAGACAGATTGGGGTACTTGTAG